From the Sphingobium sp. RAC03 genome, the window GCGATGTCATTGCATGAAGTATGTCCGAATCGCTGTCCGTATTGAGGCCGATCTCCTTCACCACGGCCTCGCCCTTGCGCAGCGCCTGCGCGGGGGTGACGCCAGCCTTGGCGAACAGCGCTTCCAGTTCGGCGCGGCTCGGAGGGGTCTTGAGATAGTCGACAATCTCGACCTCCACGCCCGGCGTCGCTTGCAGGATCGCAAGCGCCTCGCGCGATTTCGAACAGCGGGGGTTATGCCAGATGCTTGCCTTCATGGCTGGCCGTCGCGGGCCAGCCATTCCTCCAGCCACTTGATCGTATAATCGCCGTTGAGGAACTCAGGATCGCGCAGCAGCGCCTGATGCAGAGGAATGGTGGTCTTCATCCCCTCGATCACATATTCCTCCAGCGCGCGCTTCAAGCGCATGATCGCGCCCTCACGGGTGCGGCCATAGACGATCAGCTTGCCGATCATGGAGTCATAATAAGGCGGCACCTTATAGCCTTGATACAGGCCGCTATCGACGCGGACGTGCATGCCGCCGGGGACGTGATAGCTGGTCACGGTGCCGGGTGAGGGGGCGAAGGTGCGGGGGTCTTCGGCGTTGATGCGGCATTCGATCGCATGGCCCGAAAACACGATATCTTCCTGCGCAACCGACAGTGGCCGACCCTCGGCTATGCGGATCTGTTCGCGCACCAGGTCGACGCCGGTGATCATCTCGGTCACGGGATGTTCGACCTGCAGCCGGGTGTTCATTTCGATGAAGTAGAATTCCCCATCTTCCCACAGAAATTCGATCGTGCCCGCGCCGCGATAGGCCATGTCGGCCATCGCCTTGGCACATATGCCGCCGATACGCTCGCGATCGGCCTGGCCCAGCACCGGGGAGGGGGCTTCTTCCAGCACCTTCTGGTGGCGGCGCTGGAGCGAACAGTCGCGTTCGCCCAGATGGATGGCATTGCCCTTGCCGTCGCCGAACACCTGGATTTCGATGTGGCGGGGGTTGCCGAGATATTTTTCGAGATAAACGGTGGCGTCGCCGAAAGCGGCCTTCGCTTCCGACCCGGCCTGCTGCATCAGCGTTTCCAGATCGTCGGGCGAGGTGCAGACCTTCATGCCGCGACCGCCGCCGCCCGAAGCCGCCTTGATGATGACCGGGTAACCAGCCTTCTCTGCAATCGCCTTGGCTTCTTCCAGGTCGCTGATCGCGCCGTCGGAGCCGGGGACGAGCGGCAGGCCGAGCGCGCCAGCGGTGCGCTTGGCTTCGATCTTGTCGCCCATGGTGCGGATATGTTCGGGCTTTGGCCCAACGAAAGCGATGCCATGCGCTTCGACGATCTCGGCGAATTTGGCGTTTTCGCTCAGGAAACCATAGCCGGGATGGATCGCGTCCGCGCCGGAGATTTCGGCGGCGGAGATGATCGCCGCGACGTTCAGATAGCTGTCGCGCGCGGCGGGCGGCCCGATGCAGATCGCTTCGTCGGCGAGGCGCACATGCATGGCGTCGGCGTCGGCGGTGGAATGGACCGCGACCGTCTTGATGCCCATTTCATGGCAGGCGCGGTGGATGCGGAGCGCGATTTCGCCGCGATTGGCGATGAGCAGCTTTTCAATGGCCATGAGCTATTGTGGCCTTATTCGATCACGATGAGCGGCTGGTCGAATTCGACCGGCTGCCCGTTATCGACGAACACGGCCTTGACCGTGCCCGATACCGGCGCGGAAATCGCGTTCATGACCTTCATGGCTTCGATGATCAGCACGGTTTCACCAGCGGCAACCTGCGACCCGATACGGGCGAAGGGCGTGGCGCCGGGTTCGGCCGACAGATAGGCGGTGCCGACGATCGGCGAGCGGACCAGCGTGCCGGCGGGCATGGCGGGTTCGGCTGCGGTGGCGGCAGGCGCGGCCACGGCGGGGGCGGCTGCTGCAACGGGCGCTGCGGGTGGCGCGGCATAGACGGGTGCCATGGCCCCGGCCTTGCGGGCGACGCGGATCTTGCGGTCGCCGTCTTCGACCTCGATTTCTGTCAGGTTGGTGTCGTCCAGC encodes:
- the arsC gene encoding arsenate reductase (glutaredoxin) (This arsenate reductase requires both glutathione and glutaredoxin to convert arsenate to arsenite, after which the efflux transporter formed by ArsA and ArsB can extrude the arsenite from the cell, providing resistance.) → MKASIWHNPRCSKSREALAILQATPGVEVEIVDYLKTPPSRAELEALFAKAGVTPAQALRKGEAVVKEIGLNTDSDSDILHAMTSHPILIERPIVITEKGAVIARPPEKARDVL
- the accC gene encoding acetyl-CoA carboxylase biotin carboxylase subunit gives rise to the protein MAIEKLLIANRGEIALRIHRACHEMGIKTVAVHSTADADAMHVRLADEAICIGPPAARDSYLNVAAIISAAEISGADAIHPGYGFLSENAKFAEIVEAHGIAFVGPKPEHIRTMGDKIEAKRTAGALGLPLVPGSDGAISDLEEAKAIAEKAGYPVIIKAASGGGGRGMKVCTSPDDLETLMQQAGSEAKAAFGDATVYLEKYLGNPRHIEIQVFGDGKGNAIHLGERDCSLQRRHQKVLEEAPSPVLGQADRERIGGICAKAMADMAYRGAGTIEFLWEDGEFYFIEMNTRLQVEHPVTEMITGVDLVREQIRIAEGRPLSVAQEDIVFSGHAIECRINAEDPRTFAPSPGTVTSYHVPGGMHVRVDSGLYQGYKVPPYYDSMIGKLIVYGRTREGAIMRLKRALEEYVIEGMKTTIPLHQALLRDPEFLNGDYTIKWLEEWLARDGQP
- the accB gene encoding acetyl-CoA carboxylase biotin carboxyl carrier protein, whose product is MNDKQDKGAMQVDVTLVRELAALLDDTNLTEIEVEDGDRKIRVARKAGAMAPVYAAPPAAPVAAAAPAVAAPAATAAEPAMPAGTLVRSPIVGTAYLSAEPGATPFARIGSQVAAGETVLIIEAMKVMNAISAPVSGTVKAVFVDNGQPVEFDQPLIVIE